One genomic segment of Rivularia sp. PCC 7116 includes these proteins:
- a CDS encoding response regulator transcription factor: MTKIRVALIEDHDLTRLGIRTALQRNVDFEIVGEAANANDGLKILKTLQPDVAIVDIGLPDKDGIELTREAKSAAPGLLTKILILTLRDSKEAVLAAFAAGADSYCMKDKYDNLLEAVKHTHNGNAWIDPAIARIVLQQAQENPPTTKATSQTNQFAEKSEFSNTLDNDDIIDPYTLTERELEVLQLIVEGCSNAVIAERLYITVGTVKTHVRNILNKLCADDRTQAAVRALRSGLVG, from the coding sequence ATGACTAAAATTCGCGTTGCTTTAATTGAAGATCACGATCTTACCCGTTTGGGTATTCGGACAGCATTGCAGCGAAATGTTGATTTTGAAATAGTAGGAGAAGCTGCGAATGCAAACGATGGACTCAAAATATTAAAAACTCTACAACCAGATGTGGCAATTGTAGATATTGGTTTACCCGACAAAGATGGGATTGAATTAACCCGAGAAGCCAAATCTGCCGCACCTGGATTGTTGACTAAAATTCTGATTTTAACCTTACGCGATAGTAAAGAAGCCGTGCTTGCTGCTTTTGCTGCTGGTGCAGATTCTTACTGCATGAAGGATAAATATGACAATTTGCTTGAAGCAGTCAAACACACTCACAATGGTAATGCTTGGATCGATCCGGCAATCGCCCGTATTGTATTGCAGCAAGCACAAGAAAACCCACCAACAACTAAAGCGACATCGCAAACGAATCAATTTGCTGAGAAATCCGAGTTTAGCAATACGCTAGATAATGACGATATTATTGACCCCTATACTCTTACTGAAAGAGAATTAGAAGTATTGCAGTTAATCGTAGAAGGTTGTAGCAACGCCGTTATTGCCGAAAGACTCTACATTACAGTGGGCACTGTAAAAACCCATGTCCGCAATATTTTGAACAAATTATGTGCTGATGACCGTACTCAAGCAGCTGTCCGTGCTTTGCGTTCTGGACTAGTAGGATAG
- a CDS encoding anti-sigma regulatory factor: MKSELHVPSDLKYLNVVETWLLGCLQTELGESVDWTRQSNRLRLVLVEAYSNVVRHAHKEQPQVPILIRLELEQRDLALEVWDKGEGYDMSTYFPPSPIEKQEGGYGWLIMNRLMDKVEYELQVNGANCLKLEASLPETADKVQEKINH, encoded by the coding sequence ATGAAAAGCGAACTTCACGTACCGAGTGACTTGAAGTATTTAAATGTCGTAGAAACCTGGCTGCTTGGATGCTTACAAACAGAATTAGGAGAATCGGTTGATTGGACGCGACAATCCAATCGTTTACGTTTAGTTTTAGTAGAAGCTTACTCAAATGTAGTCCGCCATGCTCATAAGGAACAACCACAAGTCCCTATTTTGATTCGCTTGGAACTAGAGCAAAGAGATTTGGCTTTAGAAGTTTGGGACAAAGGCGAAGGTTATGATATGTCTACTTACTTTCCTCCGAGTCCGATAGAAAAGCAAGAAGGTGGTTATGGCTGGCTGATTATGAACCGTTTGATGGATAAGGTAGAGTACGAATTGCAAGTTAATGGCGCTAATTGTCTTAAATTAGAAGCTAGTTTGCCTGAAACAGCAGACAAAGTTCAAGAAAAAATCAATCATTAA
- a CDS encoding ketosteroid isomerase family protein: MSTVQFKESILTEVINEPTIQQYFKSLNAGDYDKTASLFAENGVMNPPFESGITGRNAILSYLNKEAVDIKAYPETEAQSKVLEANQSQILVMGRVETPWFAINASWQFVLNENLQISDVKIKLLASMQELFSLKP; this comes from the coding sequence ATGAGTACAGTGCAATTCAAAGAATCGATCCTAACTGAAGTTATCAACGAACCAACCATACAGCAATATTTTAAAAGTCTAAATGCAGGTGATTACGATAAAACCGCTTCCTTATTTGCAGAAAACGGTGTTATGAATCCCCCTTTTGAATCTGGGATTACTGGAAGGAATGCGATTTTAAGTTATTTAAACAAGGAAGCAGTTGATATTAAAGCTTATCCTGAAACTGAAGCCCAGAGCAAAGTTTTAGAAGCCAACCAAAGCCAAATTTTAGTTATGGGTAGAGTCGAAACTCCTTGGTTTGCTATAAACGCATCTTGGCAGTTTGTTCTAAATGAAAATCTTCAAATTTCAGATGTGAAAATCAAACTTTTAGCTTCCATGCAAGAACTATTCAGCTTAAAGCCATAG
- the queG gene encoding tRNA epoxyqueuosine(34) reductase QueG produces the protein MNQSSSLCSTQIKEKALELGFHKVGITTANVTDKQAQRLQAWLALGYHADMEWMRNPKRQNIKLVMPEVRSLICVALNYYTPHQRSEQKEYGKISRYAWGRDYHKVVQKKLKALSIWLQSLDEKIKTRHYIDTGPIQDKVWAQQAGIGWIAKNGNLITREYGSWVFLGEILTNLELTPDIPHTQHCGSCTKCIESCPTDAITEPFVIDANRCIAYHTIENRDEKLPPHIASKLDGWVAGCDICQDVCPWNQRFAKTTDVEEFQPYPGNISPKLIELSRITDENWDKQFPASALRRIKPQMLRRNARANLEASP, from the coding sequence ATGAATCAATCATCCTCCTTATGCAGCACACAAATTAAAGAAAAAGCGCTAGAACTGGGATTTCACAAAGTTGGCATAACTACTGCAAATGTTACAGATAAGCAGGCACAAAGATTACAGGCATGGTTGGCGCTGGGATATCATGCCGATATGGAATGGATGCGAAACCCAAAGCGGCAGAATATAAAATTAGTTATGCCAGAAGTGCGATCGCTAATTTGTGTGGCTTTGAATTACTACACTCCACATCAACGTTCCGAACAAAAGGAATACGGAAAAATTTCTCGGTATGCCTGGGGAAGGGATTATCACAAAGTAGTGCAGAAAAAATTGAAGGCGCTTTCAATTTGGTTGCAGTCATTAGACGAAAAAATTAAAACTAGGCATTATATAGATACAGGTCCAATTCAAGATAAAGTTTGGGCACAGCAGGCTGGAATTGGTTGGATTGCGAAAAATGGAAATTTAATTACTAGAGAATATGGTTCTTGGGTATTTTTGGGAGAAATTCTCACAAATTTGGAATTAACTCCAGATATTCCTCATACTCAACATTGCGGAAGCTGTACTAAATGTATTGAAAGTTGTCCCACCGACGCAATTACAGAGCCATTTGTAATAGATGCAAATCGCTGCATTGCTTATCATACGATTGAAAATCGTGATGAAAAATTACCACCACATATTGCATCTAAGTTAGACGGGTGGGTTGCCGGTTGCGATATTTGTCAGGATGTTTGTCCTTGGAATCAACGTTTTGCCAAGACTACTGACGTGGAAGAATTTCAACCCTACCCTGGGAATATTTCTCCCAAGCTGATAGAATTATCCAGAATCACAGATGAAAATTGGGACAAGCAATTTCCGGCATCGGCATTACGGCGAATAAAGCCTCAAATGCTACGAAGGAATGCCCGTGCTAATCTTGAAGCATCGCCATAA
- a CDS encoding SpoIIE family protein phosphatase, whose protein sequence is MTEIEAGKLKLMVVDDELDNLDLLYRTFRRDFKVFKASNARSALEILDKQGEMAVIISDQRMPEMNGTEFFGLTVERFPDTIRILLTGFTDVEDLVEAINSGQVFRYITKPWKPDQLRGLVEQATQTYRLVKKRTFDLRRSLRRESLVNAVTTAIRESLDYQSMLQKIVATIGKTFEAACCILRPVEGDKLAPDEFFYSSDDSNSENCCFNPTSLMEKVLISRDSEVAKFTSDSGESYQQLAVPLIYQQHLQAVLVLQQQCSDGEGANCGEYRNWQHEDIELISGVAEQAALALSQAKLYQSLQRKQEQIHAELEVARQIQHNLLRQSLPEIEGVKVQASCYPAREVGGDFFEVFVHPKGDLWLAVGDVSGKGVPAALFMASAISVLRRELSQETPAMPNIVMKNLNEALGDDLVSNNCFITLVLARYSPNTKQLVYANAGHIYPIVCSHKNSHPDRPNFLKVRGIPLGILPDWKANAGELILASNETLLLASDGITEAQVSMKESFSNCLSHGVESPTRSMLNQEGLWKLLLEQETPLSLNKLLSRIHVDTEVQEDDQTILSLEVL, encoded by the coding sequence ATGACTGAGATTGAGGCAGGCAAACTCAAATTGATGGTAGTAGATGACGAGCTAGACAACTTAGATTTACTTTACCGTACTTTTAGGCGGGATTTTAAAGTATTCAAGGCCTCTAATGCCCGTTCTGCTCTAGAAATATTAGACAAACAAGGGGAAATGGCTGTAATCATCTCTGACCAAAGAATGCCAGAGATGAACGGCACTGAATTTTTCGGTCTAACCGTAGAGCGTTTTCCCGATACAATCCGGATTCTGCTTACGGGTTTTACCGATGTAGAAGATTTAGTCGAAGCTATTAACTCAGGTCAGGTTTTCAGGTACATTACCAAACCTTGGAAGCCAGATCAACTGCGGGGACTTGTCGAGCAAGCTACCCAAACTTATCGTTTAGTTAAAAAAAGAACTTTTGATTTAAGACGTTCTCTACGACGAGAATCCTTAGTTAATGCAGTCACAACAGCAATTAGGGAATCTTTAGATTACCAAAGTATGCTGCAAAAAATTGTGGCAACAATTGGCAAAACTTTTGAAGCGGCTTGCTGCATACTTAGACCAGTTGAAGGAGATAAATTAGCTCCTGATGAATTTTTCTATAGCAGTGATGATAGCAACTCTGAAAATTGTTGCTTTAATCCTACTTCTTTAATGGAAAAAGTTCTTATCAGTCGTGATAGCGAAGTAGCTAAATTTACTTCAGATAGTGGCGAAAGCTATCAGCAGTTAGCCGTACCCTTAATTTATCAACAGCACCTACAAGCGGTACTTGTTCTTCAACAGCAATGTAGCGATGGGGAAGGAGCGAATTGTGGCGAGTATCGCAATTGGCAGCATGAAGATATAGAACTAATTTCGGGTGTTGCCGAGCAAGCTGCTTTAGCTCTTTCTCAAGCAAAACTTTACCAAAGCCTCCAGCGAAAGCAAGAACAAATTCATGCCGAATTGGAAGTCGCACGTCAAATTCAGCATAATTTGCTACGCCAGAGTTTACCTGAAATTGAAGGGGTAAAGGTACAGGCTAGTTGCTATCCAGCCAGAGAAGTTGGGGGAGATTTTTTTGAAGTTTTTGTTCATCCCAAAGGTGATTTGTGGTTGGCTGTAGGAGATGTTTCCGGTAAAGGTGTTCCTGCTGCACTGTTTATGGCTAGTGCAATATCGGTATTGCGTCGGGAATTATCTCAAGAAACCCCTGCAATGCCAAATATAGTAATGAAGAATTTAAATGAAGCTTTAGGCGACGATCTCGTAAGCAACAATTGCTTTATTACTTTGGTATTAGCTCGATATTCTCCCAATACTAAGCAATTAGTATATGCTAATGCCGGTCACATTTACCCAATAGTCTGTTCGCACAAAAATTCACACCCAGACAGACCTAATTTTCTCAAGGTACGTGGAATTCCTTTGGGAATACTACCAGATTGGAAAGCAAATGCTGGAGAATTGATTCTTGCTTCTAATGAAACTTTGCTGCTTGCAAGTGATGGTATTACTGAAGCTCAAGTTTCAATGAAAGAAAGCTTCAGTAATTGTTTATCGCATGGTGTTGAATCGCCGACACGTTCCATGCTCAACCAAGAAGGGTTATGGAAACTATTGCTCGAACAAGAAACACCCCTTAGTCTCAATAAATTACTAAGTCGTATCCATGTTGATACCGAAGTTCAAGAAGATGACCAAACTATACTTTCATTAGAGGTTTTATAA
- a CDS encoding orange carotenoid protein N-terminal domain-containing protein: MTFSTDSIKNNFSNAFDYDTQLIDAVNSTVNVFKSLSVDDQLAVLWFAYTEMGRSITPAATGAARLQLAEGLLNQIKQMSHSEQLQAMRDLAAKNNTQISRSYGILSANTKLAFWYELSELMVKGFVVPMPSNYQLSRDGSQVLEAVKGLDFGQQITVLRKVVTDMGVDALA; the protein is encoded by the coding sequence ATGACTTTCTCTACAGATTCAATCAAGAACAATTTCTCCAACGCTTTTGACTACGATACTCAGTTAATTGATGCAGTAAATTCTACTGTCAACGTGTTCAAAAGCCTTTCAGTAGACGATCAGTTAGCTGTGCTTTGGTTTGCTTATACTGAAATGGGGCGTTCCATTACTCCTGCTGCTACAGGTGCAGCACGATTGCAGCTAGCGGAGGGTTTGCTCAATCAAATCAAGCAAATGTCTCATTCCGAACAACTACAGGCAATGCGCGATTTAGCAGCTAAGAATAACACCCAAATTTCTCGCTCCTACGGCATTCTCAGTGCGAATACAAAGTTGGCTTTTTGGTATGAATTATCAGAATTGATGGTTAAAGGCTTTGTTGTACCAATGCCATCGAATTATCAATTGTCTCGTGATGGTTCACAAGTATTAGAAGCAGTTAAGGGGCTTGATTTTGGTCAACAAATCACTGTTCTTCGCAAGGTTGTTACCGATATGGGAGTTGACGCTTTAGCGTAA
- a CDS encoding HAD-IA family hydrolase yields MTQKVIIFDFDGTIADTVDALVSIANSLAVEFGYAQITPEEFVILKNLTSREIFKYSGIPLFKIPFLLKKVKKELKNKIPELQPISGIGEALVELKDNGNRLGIITSNSKSNVEEFLRVNNLDHLFEFVHAGVTIFGKTTIINNVLRQKQIKTEEVLYVGDETRDIEASKKAHVKVCSVTWGFNSQQALSKESPDFLIHHPQELVEVTKNCD; encoded by the coding sequence ATGACTCAGAAAGTAATTATTTTTGATTTTGATGGCACAATCGCCGATACAGTAGATGCATTAGTGAGTATTGCCAATAGTTTAGCTGTAGAGTTTGGTTACGCACAAATTACTCCAGAAGAATTTGTAATACTGAAAAATTTAACTTCTAGAGAAATATTTAAGTACTCTGGGATTCCTTTATTTAAAATACCTTTTTTGCTGAAAAAAGTTAAAAAAGAATTGAAAAATAAAATTCCCGAATTACAACCAATTTCAGGAATAGGTGAGGCTCTGGTTGAGCTTAAAGACAATGGAAATAGGTTAGGTATTATAACTTCTAATTCTAAAAGTAACGTCGAAGAGTTTTTGAGAGTAAATAATTTAGATCACCTTTTTGAGTTTGTCCATGCTGGAGTCACAATTTTTGGGAAAACTACGATAATTAATAATGTCTTGAGGCAAAAACAGATAAAAACAGAAGAAGTTTTGTATGTAGGGGATGAAACTAGAGATATAGAAGCCTCAAAAAAAGCTCATGTTAAAGTCTGTAGTGTCACTTGGGGTTTTAATTCACAACAAGCATTGAGTAAAGAGAGTCCGGATTTTTTAATTCATCATCCCCAAGAGTTAGTGGAAGTTACGAAAAATTGTGATTAG